A single region of the Halobacterium wangiae genome encodes:
- a CDS encoding complex I subunit 4 family protein: MIIEALIAVTLISAIVVMLAPDRVAGKLALGLSLLPVVGSLWMYAQFDAVGNALFDEGSLAFETMTQWITVGPYTLNWHVGVDGISMPLVVLTTVLTSLAIMSAWTPIDSRQSQFYALMLFMEASLLGVFTALDFIVWFVFWEFVLVPMYFLIGIWGGPRRKYAAIKFFVYTNVASLVMFIGFVALVFALPVATMDLPTIAEALRVGDFQTTYGLGAEGLKVVAFFAMFFGFAVKVPTIPLHTWLPDAHVQAPTPASVMLAGVLLKMGTYALLRFNFTLLPDVAATYAVPIAAIAVASVIYGAMLALAQQDLKRIVAYSSVSSMGYVILGLVAYNHYGLGGATFQMVAHGLISGLMFMCVGVIYNTAHTRMVGDLSGIADRMPVTAAVFVAAAFGYMGLPLMAGFAGEVFIFLGGFEATFAYAQLFTALAMFGIVIVAGYLLFAMQRVLFGPFRADTDYDIVPAALHDTTPIVVLLLLVILLGTVPDVFFAMILDAVDPMVDAVPSTIALPFGGEFL; this comes from the coding sequence ATGATTATCGAAGCACTCATCGCCGTCACGCTAATCTCGGCCATCGTCGTGATGCTCGCTCCCGACCGGGTTGCGGGCAAACTGGCGCTCGGCCTCAGTCTGCTCCCCGTCGTGGGGAGCCTCTGGATGTACGCGCAGTTCGACGCGGTCGGCAACGCCCTCTTCGACGAGGGGAGCCTCGCGTTCGAGACGATGACGCAGTGGATCACGGTCGGTCCGTACACGCTCAACTGGCACGTCGGCGTCGACGGCATCAGCATGCCGCTCGTCGTCCTGACGACGGTGCTCACGTCGCTGGCAATCATGAGCGCGTGGACGCCCATCGACTCCCGGCAGAGCCAGTTCTACGCGCTCATGCTGTTCATGGAGGCGAGCCTGCTGGGCGTCTTCACGGCGCTGGACTTCATCGTCTGGTTCGTCTTCTGGGAGTTCGTCCTCGTGCCGATGTACTTCCTCATCGGTATCTGGGGCGGGCCGCGCCGGAAGTACGCCGCGATCAAGTTCTTCGTCTACACGAACGTCGCCAGCCTGGTGATGTTCATCGGGTTCGTGGCGCTCGTCTTCGCCCTGCCCGTCGCGACGATGGACCTGCCCACCATCGCGGAGGCGCTCCGGGTGGGCGACTTCCAGACGACGTACGGACTCGGTGCCGAGGGCCTGAAGGTCGTCGCGTTCTTCGCGATGTTCTTCGGCTTCGCGGTGAAGGTGCCGACGATCCCGCTGCACACGTGGCTGCCGGACGCCCACGTGCAGGCGCCCACGCCGGCCTCGGTGATGCTGGCGGGCGTCCTCCTGAAGATGGGTACGTACGCCCTGCTCCGGTTCAACTTCACGCTCCTGCCAGACGTCGCCGCCACCTACGCGGTGCCCATCGCCGCCATCGCGGTGGCGTCGGTCATCTACGGGGCGATGCTCGCACTCGCACAGCAGGACCTCAAGCGCATCGTGGCGTACTCCTCGGTGTCCTCGATGGGCTACGTCATCCTCGGCCTCGTCGCGTACAACCACTACGGACTCGGTGGCGCGACGTTCCAGATGGTCGCCCACGGCCTCATCTCCGGGCTGATGTTCATGTGCGTCGGTGTCATCTACAACACCGCCCACACCCGGATGGTCGGGGACCTCTCGGGCATCGCGGACCGGATGCCCGTCACCGCGGCGGTGTTCGTCGCGGCCGCGTTCGGCTACATGGGCCTGCCGCTGATGGCCGGCTTCGCCGGCGAAGTGTTCATCTTCCTCGGCGGCTTCGAGGCCACGTTCGCGTACGCCCAGCTGTTCACGGCGCTGGCGATGTTCGGCATCGTCATCGTCGCGGGCTATCTCCTGTTCGCCATGCAGCGGGTCCTCTTCGGCCCGTTCCGCGCGGACACGGACTACGACATCGTGCCGGCGGCACTCCACGACACGACGCCCATCGTCGTGTTGCTACTGCTGGTGATCCTGCTCGGCACGGTACCGGACGTGTTCTTCGCCATGATCCTGGACGCCGTCGACCCGATGGTGGACGCCGTACCGTCTACGATCGCGCTGCCGTTCGGGGGTGAGTTCCTGTGA
- a CDS encoding NADH-quinone oxidoreductase subunit N, producing MTELPPLTPQLILGATALLVIGVSAVAPDEESNALLAGISAAGALLTAGVAAWFLAAGTGDFQFVQFDGALVVDALSLFFAFIVGSVATLVIVASYDYLEGSDNLATYYSLVLLAATGMSLMASANSLVTVFVSIELSSLPSFALVAFLKKDRGSVESGLKYFLIGALSSAVMAYGISLIYASTGTLLLQNIAETLDTQQFVGVLGLGIVMLTGGFAFKTASVPFHFWAPEAYEGAPAPISAFLSSASKAAGFAVAFRVFTTAFPLEALATTVVDWSLLFAVLAVVTMTLGNFAAATQDNVKRMLAYSSVGHAGYVLIGLAAIQSGAGAENSFVLGASMMHLLVYGFMNTGAFLFVALAEYWGVGRTFEDYNGLAERAPVACVAMTVFVFSLAGLPVGGGFLSKYLLFAGAVQSGFAWLAAIAALNSALSLFYYSRVVKAIWIEDPADDLTLRGTPTGLYAAVVAAAVATVVLLVAFDPVAQTAIHAAGVLFGV from the coding sequence GTGACGGAACTGCCACCCCTGACCCCCCAGCTGATCCTGGGGGCGACCGCGCTGCTCGTCATCGGCGTGAGCGCAGTCGCACCCGACGAAGAGAGCAACGCCCTGCTCGCCGGTATCAGTGCGGCGGGCGCCCTGCTCACCGCTGGGGTCGCGGCGTGGTTCCTCGCGGCCGGGACCGGCGACTTCCAGTTCGTGCAGTTCGACGGCGCACTCGTCGTGGACGCGCTGAGCCTGTTCTTCGCGTTCATCGTCGGGAGCGTCGCGACGCTCGTCATCGTGGCGAGCTACGACTACCTCGAGGGCAGCGACAACCTCGCGACGTACTACTCGCTGGTGTTGCTCGCCGCCACCGGGATGAGCCTGATGGCCTCGGCGAACAGCCTGGTGACGGTGTTCGTCAGCATCGAGCTGTCGAGTCTCCCGTCGTTCGCGCTGGTCGCGTTCCTGAAGAAGGACCGTGGTAGCGTGGAGTCGGGCCTGAAGTACTTCCTCATCGGGGCGCTGTCGTCGGCGGTGATGGCCTACGGTATCAGCCTCATCTACGCGTCGACCGGCACCCTGCTGCTCCAGAACATCGCCGAGACGCTCGACACCCAGCAGTTCGTCGGCGTGCTCGGTCTGGGCATCGTGATGCTCACCGGCGGCTTCGCGTTCAAGACCGCCTCCGTGCCGTTCCACTTCTGGGCGCCGGAGGCCTACGAGGGCGCGCCCGCACCCATCAGCGCGTTCCTCTCCTCGGCGTCGAAGGCGGCCGGCTTCGCGGTCGCGTTCCGCGTGTTCACGACCGCCTTCCCGCTGGAGGCGCTGGCGACCACCGTCGTCGACTGGTCGCTGCTGTTCGCGGTGCTCGCCGTCGTCACGATGACTCTCGGCAACTTCGCCGCGGCGACCCAGGACAACGTCAAGCGGATGCTCGCGTACTCCTCGGTGGGGCACGCGGGCTACGTGCTCATCGGCCTCGCCGCCATCCAGAGCGGCGCCGGCGCGGAGAACTCCTTCGTGCTCGGCGCGTCGATGATGCATCTGCTCGTCTACGGCTTCATGAACACGGGCGCGTTCCTGTTCGTCGCGCTCGCCGAGTACTGGGGCGTCGGCCGGACGTTCGAGGACTACAACGGTCTCGCCGAACGCGCCCCCGTGGCGTGTGTCGCGATGACCGTGTTCGTGTTCAGCCTCGCCGGCCTCCCCGTGGGCGGTGGCTTCCTCTCGAAGTACCTCCTGTTCGCGGGCGCGGTCCAGTCCGGCTTCGCGTGGCTCGCCGCCATCGCGGCCCTCAACAGCGCGCTGTCGCTGTTCTACTACTCGCGGGTCGTGAAGGCCATCTGGATCGAGGACCCGGCCGACGACCTGACGCTGCGCGGTACGCCGACCGGCCTCTACGCCGCCGTCGTCGCCGCCGCCGTGGCGACGGTCGTGTTGCTGGTCGCCTTCGACCCCGTCGCGCAGACCGCGATTCACGCTGCTGGCGTCCTCTTCGGCGTCTAA
- a CDS encoding DHHA1 domain-containing protein: MVSRLVLGCGTTGHALVQSFAGRRGDLFVIDSDESRVESLRNEKVAAELGDVTDPEVIRRPNHPVDVVVVASDAAEVNRLAADAAREVYPNAELVALLGFEATNHDRAALESLADHIVDPGAAVLDHVEEVTATGASVRLQALREVLNDIEGTLGVFMHDNPDPDAIAAAVGLQALAGDAGVDSEACYFGEISHQENRAFVNLLDLEVRNVTAADDLEYDAVALVDHSAPGVNDQLDPETDVDIIIDHHPPKADVDATFVDIREEMGAASTILVEYIRGYNLDIDTSVATALLYGIRVDTKDFAREITIDDFEAGAWLLPQTDTDVLERIETPSMSADTLDTIAAAIRNRELDGSMLASCVGSIADRDTLAQAADRLLAMRGVTVTFVYGFTEGTIYVSARARGKDIDLGAVLREAFGDLGSAGGHADMAGAQLPLGLFDEVDDEAEATLTEMVEDVVSKRFFDAVRGE; this comes from the coding sequence ATGGTTTCTCGGCTCGTGCTCGGCTGCGGAACGACGGGCCACGCCCTCGTCCAGTCGTTCGCAGGACGACGCGGCGACCTCTTCGTCATCGACTCCGACGAGAGCCGCGTGGAGTCGCTGCGCAACGAGAAGGTCGCGGCCGAGCTGGGCGACGTCACGGACCCCGAGGTGATTCGGCGCCCGAACCACCCGGTCGACGTGGTCGTGGTGGCGTCCGACGCGGCGGAGGTCAACCGGCTGGCGGCGGACGCCGCTCGCGAGGTGTACCCGAACGCCGAGCTCGTGGCGTTGCTCGGGTTCGAGGCGACCAACCACGACAGGGCCGCCCTCGAGTCGCTGGCCGACCACATCGTCGACCCGGGGGCGGCCGTCCTCGACCACGTCGAGGAGGTGACTGCGACTGGGGCGTCCGTCCGTCTGCAGGCGCTCCGCGAAGTCCTCAACGACATCGAGGGGACCCTCGGCGTCTTCATGCACGACAACCCCGACCCGGACGCCATCGCGGCCGCCGTCGGACTGCAGGCGCTGGCAGGAGACGCGGGCGTCGACTCCGAGGCGTGTTACTTCGGGGAGATCTCCCACCAGGAGAACCGCGCGTTCGTCAACCTCCTCGACCTGGAGGTGCGGAACGTCACTGCCGCCGACGACCTGGAGTACGACGCCGTCGCGCTCGTCGACCACTCCGCGCCCGGCGTCAACGACCAGCTCGACCCCGAGACGGACGTGGACATCATCATCGACCACCACCCGCCGAAGGCGGACGTCGACGCCACCTTCGTCGACATCCGCGAGGAGATGGGCGCGGCCAGCACCATCCTCGTGGAGTACATCCGGGGGTACAACCTCGACATCGACACGTCGGTGGCGACCGCGCTGCTGTACGGCATCAGGGTGGACACGAAGGACTTCGCCCGCGAGATCACTATCGACGACTTCGAGGCCGGCGCGTGGCTGCTCCCGCAGACCGACACCGACGTCCTCGAACGCATCGAGACGCCGTCGATGAGCGCTGACACCCTCGACACCATCGCGGCCGCCATCCGCAACCGGGAGCTCGACGGGTCGATGCTGGCGTCCTGCGTCGGCTCCATCGCCGACCGCGACACGCTCGCACAGGCCGCCGACCGCTTGCTCGCGATGCGCGGGGTGACCGTCACCTTCGTCTACGGCTTCACCGAGGGGACCATCTACGTCTCGGCGCGCGCTCGCGGGAAGGACATCGACCTCGGCGCGGTGCTCCGTGAGGCGTTCGGCGACCTGGGGAGCGCGGGCGGCCACGCCGACATGGCGGGCGCACAGCTCCCGCTGGGACTGTTCGACGAGGTCGACGACGAAGCCGAGGCCACGCTCACGGAGATGGTCGAGGACGTGGTGTCGAAGCGGTTCTTCGACGCGGTTCGAGGGGAGTGA
- a CDS encoding CBS pair associated ParBc domain-containing protein, translated as MDQAFEYDGTKPKVEDYMTRDVATVSPDDTVRDVATRISESEHNGFPVCDGRRVEGFVSARDLLLSDPQELVFKAMSDELIVAHPEMKVTDAARVILRSGIQKLPVVDDAGNLVGIISNSDVIRSQIERATPEKVGKLKRTLETIHGVDATEERRSVRLSEIVPTQRKVYADELEGRSYELEHGLAEPLVVIDNSGESGSDDGDLLLADGHHRVMAAERSGVEEMDAYVIVLGRRVDLGMARTAEKEGLDSISDISVVDYARHPLVETIERLQ; from the coding sequence ATGGACCAGGCGTTCGAGTACGACGGGACCAAACCAAAGGTCGAGGACTACATGACGCGGGACGTGGCGACCGTCTCGCCCGACGACACGGTCCGCGACGTCGCGACCCGTATCTCCGAGAGCGAGCACAACGGCTTCCCGGTGTGTGACGGCCGGCGCGTCGAGGGGTTCGTCTCAGCGCGGGACCTCCTCCTCTCGGACCCCCAGGAACTCGTCTTCAAGGCGATGAGCGACGAGCTGATCGTCGCACACCCGGAGATGAAGGTGACGGACGCGGCCCGCGTCATCCTCCGGTCTGGCATCCAGAAGCTCCCCGTCGTGGACGACGCCGGCAACCTCGTCGGCATCATCTCGAACTCGGACGTCATCCGCTCGCAGATCGAACGCGCCACCCCGGAGAAGGTTGGGAAACTCAAGCGCACCCTGGAGACGATCCACGGCGTCGACGCCACCGAAGAACGCCGCTCCGTCCGGCTCTCGGAGATTGTACCGACCCAGAGGAAGGTGTACGCCGACGAACTGGAGGGGCGGAGCTACGAACTCGAACACGGGCTGGCGGAGCCCCTGGTGGTCATCGACAACAGCGGGGAGAGCGGCAGCGACGACGGCGACCTGCTGCTCGCGGACGGCCACCACCGCGTGATGGCCGCCGAGCGCTCGGGCGTCGAGGAGATGGACGCCTACGTCATCGTCCTCGGCAGACGCGTCGACCTGGGGATGGCCCGCACCGCCGAGAAGGAGGGGCTGGACTCGATCTCGGACATCAGCGTCGTCGACTACGCACGCCACCCGCTCGTCGAGACCATCGAACGCCTCCAGTAG
- a CDS encoding helix-turn-helix domain-containing protein translates to MTDPDTAADAFGVLSDPSRVAILRELTNRGHVGDGSTVEFAELRRAVGFDDAGRFNYHLGKLRDRFVVKREDGYAPTYAGMKAIGSVEAGTYTTAPEPREAVVDHECPQCGEGLTARYEDHLLTVQCEEHDVFFMTAVPPSVADGADVHEIVEFAIGDVQLDLERAVDGTCPVCASAIVPSEFERDDDGHLSVVIDCERCWMTIHVPVGLTVLRHPAVVSLYYDHGVDLRREFPAALEFAHSTDNATIVSEDPTEVELTVDVGADSLTMHVDEELNVTEA, encoded by the coding sequence ATGACCGACCCCGACACCGCTGCGGACGCGTTCGGCGTCCTCTCGGACCCCTCCCGGGTCGCCATCCTCCGCGAGCTGACGAACCGTGGCCACGTGGGCGACGGCTCGACGGTGGAGTTCGCGGAACTCCGACGGGCCGTCGGTTTCGACGACGCCGGCCGGTTCAACTACCACCTCGGGAAGCTCAGGGACCGCTTCGTCGTCAAACGCGAGGACGGCTACGCGCCGACGTACGCCGGGATGAAGGCCATCGGCTCCGTCGAGGCCGGCACCTACACCACGGCCCCCGAGCCACGGGAGGCCGTCGTCGACCACGAGTGCCCCCAGTGTGGCGAGGGGTTGACGGCGCGCTACGAGGACCACCTGCTCACGGTCCAGTGCGAGGAACACGACGTGTTCTTCATGACCGCCGTCCCGCCGTCGGTCGCCGACGGGGCCGACGTCCACGAGATCGTCGAGTTCGCCATCGGCGACGTCCAGCTGGACCTCGAACGCGCCGTCGACGGGACGTGCCCAGTCTGCGCCAGTGCGATAGTGCCCTCCGAGTTCGAGCGCGACGACGACGGCCACCTCTCCGTCGTCATCGACTGCGAGCGCTGCTGGATGACGATCCACGTGCCAGTGGGGCTGACTGTCCTCCGACACCCCGCCGTCGTCTCCCTGTACTACGACCACGGCGTCGACCTGAGGCGGGAGTTCCCGGCGGCCCTGGAGTTCGCACACTCGACGGACAACGCGACGATCGTCTCCGAGGACCCGACCGAGGTCGAACTCACGGTCGACGTCGGAGCCGACAGCCTCACGATGCACGTCGACGAGGAGTTGAACGTCACGGAGGCGTGA
- a CDS encoding ABC transporter ATP-binding protein, translating to MSQAKYRDRPTDSSEGAPDGETVLAVEGLQKTYGDGEEAVHAVDDVSFEVSRGEVVGVLGPNGAGKTTTIKSILGLVVPSAGRVEIAGVDVAADQRGVYRHVGAMLEGARNVYWRLTVRENLEFFAALGGNDPDAARERHERLLEQFGLAEKADETVNDLSRGQKQKVSLAATLARGTDVVFLDEPTLGLDVEASLELRRELRRLADEEDITIVLSSHDMDVVEDVCDRVVILSDGRVIADDPVEDLVRVFETQAYRLTVEGSVDAGVRDRLGRAFAVDNWEDVGDRTRFDVTLADGVPASDAGEGTSRDGHSLYGLLDVLRDEGLELLDVDGLEPDLEDVFLEVTGRTPGEGEQ from the coding sequence ATGAGTCAGGCGAAATACCGCGACAGACCGACCGACTCGTCGGAGGGCGCCCCCGACGGCGAGACGGTGTTGGCAGTCGAGGGGTTGCAGAAGACGTACGGCGACGGCGAGGAGGCGGTCCACGCCGTCGACGACGTCTCGTTCGAGGTGTCACGTGGGGAAGTGGTCGGCGTGCTCGGGCCGAACGGCGCCGGGAAGACGACCACGATCAAGTCGATTCTCGGCCTCGTGGTCCCGAGCGCAGGCCGCGTCGAGATCGCGGGCGTTGACGTCGCCGCGGACCAGCGAGGCGTCTACCGGCACGTTGGCGCGATGCTGGAGGGCGCGCGGAACGTCTACTGGCGGCTCACCGTCCGCGAGAACCTCGAGTTCTTCGCCGCGCTCGGCGGCAACGACCCCGACGCCGCGCGGGAGCGCCACGAGCGACTCCTCGAACAGTTCGGTCTCGCGGAGAAGGCCGACGAGACGGTCAACGACCTCTCTCGCGGCCAGAAGCAGAAGGTGTCGCTGGCGGCCACCCTGGCCCGCGGGACCGACGTCGTCTTCCTCGACGAACCGACGCTCGGCCTCGACGTGGAGGCCTCCCTGGAACTCCGCCGGGAACTCCGTCGGCTCGCCGACGAGGAGGACATCACCATCGTCCTCTCCAGTCACGACATGGACGTCGTCGAGGACGTCTGCGACCGCGTCGTCATCCTCTCCGACGGCCGGGTCATCGCCGACGACCCGGTCGAGGACCTCGTCCGCGTCTTCGAGACGCAGGCCTACCGCCTCACCGTCGAGGGGAGCGTCGACGCCGGCGTTCGCGACCGACTGGGTCGGGCGTTCGCGGTCGACAACTGGGAGGACGTCGGCGACCGCACCCGGTTCGACGTCACGCTCGCGGACGGGGTTCCCGCGAGTGACGCTGGTGAGGGCACGTCGCGCGACGGCCACTCCCTCTACGGGCTCCTCGACGTGCTCCGCGACGAGGGCCTCGAGCTGCTCGACGTGGACGGCCTCGAACCCGACCTCGAGGACGTCTTCCTCGAAGTCACCGGGCGGACGCCCGGGGAGGGCGAGCAATGA
- a CDS encoding ABC transporter permease: MSVPTERATVDTGLRGYLRFFRASFKKMLILLVRYPVNTISQFGSILLFFLVLFYGGRAVAPTAMSNTLSGLIVGFFLWTLSIAAYGGLSWGITREAQWGTLEQLFMSPFGFGPVMIARTLVSILETFLWGTVTLLFMMVVTGRWLTLDPLTVIPLAALALAPAVGIGFVFGGLAIRFKRIENAFQLVQFVFVALIAAPVDQYPLLKWLPLAQGSQLLQTAMSDGVALWNLPAGELAVLVVTAVVYLLVGYAAFHYCQRWARREGVMGHY, encoded by the coding sequence ATGAGCGTCCCGACCGAACGCGCGACGGTGGACACCGGACTCAGGGGGTACCTGCGCTTCTTCCGCGCGTCGTTCAAGAAGATGCTCATCCTCCTGGTTCGCTACCCCGTCAACACCATCTCGCAGTTCGGGTCGATCCTGCTGTTCTTCCTCGTCCTGTTCTACGGAGGGCGGGCCGTCGCACCGACGGCCATGTCGAACACGCTGTCCGGCCTCATCGTCGGGTTCTTCCTCTGGACGCTGTCCATCGCGGCGTACGGTGGACTCTCGTGGGGCATCACGCGGGAGGCCCAGTGGGGGACCCTCGAACAGCTGTTCATGTCGCCGTTCGGCTTCGGCCCCGTCATGATCGCCAGAACGCTCGTCAGCATCCTGGAGACGTTCCTCTGGGGGACCGTCACGCTCCTGTTCATGATGGTCGTGACTGGCCGCTGGCTCACCCTCGACCCGTTGACCGTGATCCCGCTGGCCGCGCTCGCGCTCGCGCCGGCGGTGGGCATCGGGTTCGTCTTCGGCGGGCTCGCCATCCGGTTCAAGCGCATCGAGAACGCCTTCCAGCTCGTGCAGTTCGTGTTCGTGGCGCTCATCGCCGCGCCCGTCGACCAGTACCCGCTGTTGAAGTGGCTGCCGCTCGCGCAGGGGAGCCAGCTCCTCCAGACGGCGATGAGCGACGGCGTCGCGCTCTGGAACCTCCCCGCCGGCGAACTCGCAGTGCTCGTCGTCACCGCAGTCGTCTACCTCCTGGTCGGCTACGCCGCCTTCCACTACTGCCAGCGGTGGGCGCGCCGCGAGGGCGTCATGGGACACTACTGA